The following are encoded together in the Acidobacteriota bacterium genome:
- a CDS encoding VOC family protein yields MALNTYLTFDGNCREAFDFYRSVFGGEFSDFNTFGEGPEGLPLAEGQEDQIMHVSLPVGDSVLMGSDSTTFGPPLAVGNNFSISVEAESRERADELIAKLSDGGAVTMPMEDQFWGAYFGMCVDRFGVNWMLVYAPPQE; encoded by the coding sequence ATGGCACTGAACACCTACCTGACCTTCGACGGCAACTGCCGCGAGGCGTTCGACTTCTACCGGTCCGTCTTCGGCGGCGAGTTCTCGGACTTCAACACCTTCGGCGAGGGCCCGGAGGGGCTGCCGCTGGCCGAGGGCCAGGAGGACCAGATCATGCACGTGTCCCTGCCGGTCGGCGACAGCGTGCTGATGGGGAGCGACAGCACGACGTTCGGGCCGCCGCTTGCGGTCGGCAACAACTTCTCGATCTCGGTCGAGGCCGAGAGCCGGGAACGTGCCGACGAGCTGATCGCGAAGCTGTCGGACGGCGGCGCGGTGACGATGCCGATGGAGGACCAGTTCTGGGGCGCCTACTTCGGCATGTGCGTCGACCGCTTCGGCGTCAACTGGATGCTGGTGTACGCACCGCCGCAGGAGTAG
- a CDS encoding LLM class F420-dependent oxidoreductase, which yields MTIPFGLPLAEQEDLIKEMVDLGYTDFWSSESNGSDGFTPLVQASIWAPTARLGIAIIPAYTRGPALMAQTVGAMAEAAPGRFVMGIGTSSNVIVEQWNDIPFERPYYKTRDMVRFLKKALTGDRIEEEFETFHVRGFRMGRPLKESPPILVAALRQGMLRMAGREGDGAILNWLSPGDVKRVVPYVHEAGPGKEIAARIFVIATEDQGVIDFVGKRSMAAYLNVPVYAAFHDWLGRRDVLGPMWDAWAAGDRKKALEVIPEEALRDILIIGSPGKCRERIQEYIEAGVHTPAIQIMHPGDDLRETIRALAPE from the coding sequence ATGACGATCCCATTCGGCCTGCCCCTGGCGGAGCAGGAAGACCTGATCAAGGAGATGGTGGACCTGGGGTACACCGACTTCTGGTCCTCCGAGTCGAACGGCTCCGACGGCTTCACGCCTCTCGTGCAGGCCTCGATCTGGGCGCCGACCGCTCGGCTCGGCATCGCGATCATCCCCGCCTACACCCGCGGCCCGGCGCTGATGGCGCAGACCGTCGGCGCGATGGCCGAGGCGGCGCCGGGGCGCTTCGTCATGGGCATCGGCACATCGTCCAACGTGATCGTCGAGCAGTGGAACGACATCCCGTTCGAGCGGCCTTACTACAAGACCCGGGACATGGTCCGTTTCCTCAAGAAGGCGCTCACCGGCGACCGGATCGAGGAGGAGTTCGAGACCTTCCACGTCCGCGGCTTCCGCATGGGCAGGCCGCTGAAGGAGTCTCCGCCGATCCTGGTGGCGGCGCTGCGCCAGGGCATGCTGCGGATGGCCGGCCGCGAAGGCGACGGCGCGATCCTGAACTGGCTGTCGCCCGGCGACGTGAAGAGGGTCGTTCCCTACGTCCACGAGGCCGGCCCCGGCAAGGAGATCGCGGCGCGCATCTTCGTCATCGCCACCGAAGACCAGGGCGTGATCGACTTCGTCGGCAAACGCTCCATGGCCGCCTACCTGAACGTGCCGGTCTACGCCGCTTTTCACGACTGGCTGGGCCGCCGCGACGTCCTCGGCCCGATGTGGGACGCCTGGGCAGCCGGCGACAGGAAGAAGGCGCTGGAGGTCATCCCCGAGGAGGCGCTTCGCGACATCCTGATCATCGGTTCGCCCGGCAAGTGCCGGGAGCGGATCCAGGAGTACATCGAGGCGGGGGTGCATACCCCGGCGATTCAGATCATGCATCCGGGGGATGATCTGCGGGAGACGATCCGCGCGCTGGCGCCGGAGTAG
- a CDS encoding NAD-dependent epimerase/dehydratase family protein, with translation MTAISPHDGPVAVTGVSGFTGGHMVRELVLQGYTVRACLRNADSWRGRDCVEYLNRLPNVEIVDGCDLFVPGSYDEAFTGCSAVFHVAAVLGNSADGKSQPLGSGNVSTDVYEGGMAGTRNVIDSVNRSGSVKRVVYTSSLAAVAGLGAPAMPPGYAWTETDWANDNFEPEVWQHPRMAYARSKVDTEHLLNQAADDSGGRWDVVTLNPAMICGPILFKAQVGQWIEQIGRLAAGQATSWPTPYDMYYNIIDVRDLVKAERLAAESDVDHRASNGGNRYLLHGSGGRSALRLGTEVRGIIQELFPAFTVGEPEVPEGGTPPPAALNHSKKAVSVLGATLRPVEDTIQAVVETSVELGIIEPQLREA, from the coding sequence ATGACTGCCATTTCTCCGCACGACGGCCCGGTCGCCGTCACCGGTGTTTCCGGTTTCACCGGCGGCCACATGGTGCGCGAGCTCGTCCTCCAGGGCTACACGGTCCGGGCCTGCTTGCGCAACGCCGATTCCTGGCGCGGCAGGGACTGCGTCGAGTACCTGAACCGGCTGCCGAACGTCGAGATCGTCGACGGCTGCGACCTGTTCGTCCCCGGTTCGTACGACGAGGCTTTTACCGGCTGCTCGGCCGTGTTCCACGTCGCCGCGGTGCTCGGCAACTCGGCCGACGGCAAGTCGCAGCCGTTGGGCTCCGGCAACGTGTCGACGGACGTCTACGAGGGCGGCATGGCCGGGACGCGGAACGTGATCGACTCGGTGAACCGGAGCGGCAGCGTCAAGCGCGTCGTCTACACGAGTTCCCTGGCGGCGGTGGCGGGCCTGGGAGCGCCGGCCATGCCTCCGGGCTATGCGTGGACGGAGACGGACTGGGCGAACGACAACTTCGAACCGGAGGTCTGGCAGCACCCCCGGATGGCCTATGCCCGCAGCAAGGTGGACACGGAGCATCTGCTGAATCAGGCCGCCGACGACAGCGGCGGCCGCTGGGACGTGGTCACCCTGAACCCGGCGATGATCTGCGGGCCGATCCTGTTCAAGGCCCAGGTCGGCCAGTGGATCGAGCAGATCGGCCGGCTCGCCGCGGGACAGGCGACGTCGTGGCCGACGCCGTACGACATGTACTACAACATCATCGACGTGCGCGACCTGGTCAAGGCGGAACGGCTGGCGGCCGAGTCAGATGTGGACCACCGGGCGTCGAACGGCGGCAACCGCTACCTCCTGCACGGCAGCGGCGGGCGTTCCGCTCTCCGGCTCGGCACGGAGGTGCGTGGGATCATCCAGGAACTCTTCCCGGCGTTCACGGTCGGCGAACCGGAAGTCCCTGAAGGCGGCACGCCACCACCGGCGGCGCTCAACCACAGCAAGAAGGCGGTCTCCGTGCTGGGGGCCACCCTCCGACCCGTGGAGGACACGATCCAGGCCGTCGTGGAGACGTCGGTCGAGCTGGGCATCATCGAGCCGCAGTTGCGGGAGGCCTGA